From a single Chloracidobacterium thermophilum B genomic region:
- a CDS encoding XdhC family protein, with amino-acid sequence MSELDVLLMALRRFTSPAPCHLALATVVSVTGSFYRRPGARMLIAETGETVGNISGGCLEPDLIERAQAILASGKAQLVSYDLHDVATDTTWGPALGCEGETLIYIEPFHANQSHHPLDLLALTRATGEDAALAHVFQAEGEFAGRAGFRLLHTADTPEANGAPIEQAGWIRQLHFELRTCLSERRSRQMTYTTARGSLRAFVEFLPAPLQLTILGAGDDALPLAQLADRLGWHVTVADWRPALATPERFPTARQVLVVPTVNDLPLRAQDHVVVMTHHYPSDKAIVRRLAAVQPRYVGLLGPRRRTERMLAELADEGCRVAPEIVEAWHFPVGLDLGAETPVEVAVSIVAEILAVANRRNGQFLRQREAPIHTPLPVSSSLSP; translated from the coding sequence ATGTCTGAACTCGATGTGCTTCTGATGGCGCTGCGCCGTTTCACCTCCCCGGCTCCATGCCACTTGGCGCTCGCCACCGTGGTGAGTGTTACCGGCTCGTTCTACCGGCGGCCCGGGGCGCGCATGCTCATCGCTGAAACAGGCGAGACGGTTGGCAACATCAGTGGCGGCTGCCTTGAACCGGACCTCATCGAGCGGGCGCAGGCGATTCTGGCCAGCGGCAAAGCGCAACTGGTGAGCTATGACCTGCACGATGTCGCTACGGATACGACGTGGGGGCCGGCGCTGGGCTGTGAAGGCGAAACCCTCATCTACATCGAGCCTTTCCACGCCAACCAGAGCCATCACCCTCTCGACCTGCTGGCCCTGACCCGCGCAACCGGCGAAGATGCTGCCTTGGCACATGTTTTCCAGGCAGAAGGTGAGTTTGCCGGGCGCGCCGGCTTTCGGCTGCTGCATACCGCCGACACCCCCGAAGCCAACGGTGCGCCGATTGAACAGGCAGGCTGGATACGGCAGCTCCACTTCGAACTGCGCACCTGCCTGTCTGAACGCCGCTCCCGGCAGATGACCTACACCACTGCGCGGGGCAGCCTCAGAGCCTTTGTCGAATTCCTGCCCGCGCCGCTCCAACTGACCATTCTGGGCGCTGGCGATGATGCACTTCCCCTGGCACAACTCGCCGACCGGCTCGGCTGGCATGTCACTGTGGCCGACTGGCGTCCCGCGCTGGCCACGCCGGAACGCTTCCCCACCGCCCGGCAGGTACTCGTGGTGCCCACGGTCAATGACCTCCCGCTGCGGGCGCAGGATCATGTCGTCGTCATGACCCATCACTACCCCAGCGACAAAGCCATCGTACGCCGTTTGGCCGCCGTCCAACCGCGCTACGTCGGCCTGCTGGGTCCCCGGCGGCGCACCGAACGCATGCTGGCCGAACTGGCGGACGAAGGCTGTCGTGTTGCTCCAGAAATTGTTGAAGCCTGGCACTTTCCGGTTGGTCTCGACCTCGGCGCGGAAACGCCCGTGGAAGTGGCGGTCTCCATCGTGGCTGAAATTCTGGCCGTTGCCAACCGGCGCAACGGCCAGTTTCTGCGCCAACGCGAAGCACCCATTCACACGCCCCTGCCAGTCTCCTCCTCCCTGTCGCCATGA
- a CDS encoding nucleotidyltransferase family protein, translated as MSVAPGRFPSAAILLAGGAARRMGGRPKLLLSIDGESLLQRAIRLARAVQAAPILVVLGGHAESYRAHLADADSGPDVQLIDNPQWAEGLGASLRCGVAALPPNRPPEATFFVLAPDQPLVSVTQLHRLQDALRDHPEATAAACDYAGTPGVPVLFRYVWRHRLLEAHGDIGARRYLQEYRHEVTTLPFPEGACDIDTDEDYAAFLRR; from the coding sequence ATGAGCGTCGCGCCCGGACGGTTTCCCAGTGCCGCCATCCTGCTGGCCGGTGGCGCGGCGCGGCGGATGGGCGGACGCCCCAAGCTTCTGCTGTCCATTGACGGCGAATCCCTCCTGCAACGCGCCATCCGCTTGGCGCGCGCGGTTCAAGCTGCGCCCATCCTCGTTGTGCTTGGCGGCCATGCCGAAAGCTACCGCGCCCACCTCGCCGACGCCGACAGCGGCCCCGATGTCCAACTCATTGACAACCCACAGTGGGCGGAAGGGTTGGGCGCGTCGTTGCGCTGTGGCGTCGCAGCACTTCCCCCGAACCGGCCGCCGGAAGCCACCTTCTTCGTCCTCGCCCCGGACCAACCGCTGGTGTCGGTCACACAGCTTCACCGGCTTCAGGACGCTCTCCGCGACCATCCCGAAGCCACGGCGGCCGCCTGCGACTATGCCGGGACGCCCGGCGTGCCGGTACTCTTCCGGTACGTCTGGCGTCACCGGCTGCTGGAAGCGCATGGCGACATCGGCGCCCGACGCTACCTGCAGGAATACCGCCACGAGGTGACGACGTTGCCCTTCCCTGAAGGCGCATGCGACATTGACACCGACGAAGACTACGCCGCCTTTCTGCGTCGGTAA
- a CDS encoding protein kinase domain-containing protein, with amino-acid sequence MPHPAANVPPLRPGLVIGEYRLDASLTADVGDAAWRGQSLLDQAIVRLDVFQDTPATSPLTRVAFELAKLPPHPNLLPVLDVVTMDALTFVVSPYLPTSLAERPRPLTPEAAVHTIRQLLEALQVLHEHGQVHGRLAPDYVALDGEHVRLRGYGFSQVRPRPAEILPYVSPHALDAPPTPQDDIWAAGVLLFELLSGDLPFPHQNQDDLLLAIRTLYPDPLPHTLPARLRHIVARALERDRRRQYATAQQMAEELTACAAELAQETTARTSSPSLRPFAVASIASPPGRHTGRLALLVIGLISFLMLAGIWLTVRYFEGKDMWRMLPNETIVAPAGGDFATISEAIRSARTGARILIRPGVYRETVLLTKNIELVADGPAGSVIIASHDAPCLRQSLGAQVVRGLTLQSHQAPAIQLNGGALTIEDSQMTAVAGEGVAVKGTETRLVMRRSRLHDGPGHGLAATDGARLELVECDIIGHGGDGIRLTGQAQLRAYDSRIADNRQAGVRALERAAARLERCTLERNGKATDGNVTLGQLPGAQASKPALKEGLPARSQHCASHVFPANWRHSTPHTGLTHHGPE; translated from the coding sequence ATGCCGCACCCCGCCGCCAATGTGCCTCCTTTGCGCCCCGGTCTGGTCATCGGTGAGTACCGCCTCGATGCCTCGCTGACGGCCGATGTGGGCGATGCCGCGTGGCGCGGGCAAAGCCTGTTGGATCAGGCTATCGTCCGGCTTGATGTGTTTCAGGACACACCGGCGACGAGTCCGTTGACCCGCGTGGCCTTCGAGCTGGCCAAGCTACCCCCGCACCCCAACCTGCTTCCGGTGCTGGATGTCGTGACCATGGACGCACTGACGTTCGTCGTCAGCCCCTACTTGCCCACATCGCTGGCCGAGCGTCCACGTCCGCTCACGCCGGAAGCAGCCGTCCACACCATCCGGCAGCTTCTGGAGGCGCTTCAGGTGTTGCACGAACACGGGCAGGTACACGGACGACTTGCCCCGGATTACGTGGCGCTCGACGGTGAACATGTGCGCCTGCGCGGCTACGGCTTCAGCCAGGTCCGCCCGCGTCCGGCGGAAATCCTGCCGTATGTCTCTCCCCATGCGCTCGACGCGCCGCCGACGCCCCAGGACGACATCTGGGCAGCCGGCGTGCTGCTGTTCGAGTTGCTGAGCGGAGACCTGCCGTTTCCGCACCAGAACCAAGACGATCTGCTGCTGGCGATTCGGACGCTCTATCCTGACCCACTTCCACATACGCTTCCGGCGCGACTGCGGCATATCGTCGCGCGTGCGCTCGAACGCGACCGCCGCCGGCAGTACGCCACTGCGCAGCAGATGGCCGAAGAACTGACCGCCTGCGCCGCAGAACTCGCCCAGGAAACCACGGCACGTACGTCGTCACCGTCCCTCCGTCCGTTTGCCGTGGCGTCCATCGCTTCCCCGCCCGGACGCCACACGGGACGCCTGGCGCTACTGGTTATCGGACTCATCAGTTTTCTGATGCTGGCCGGCATCTGGCTAACCGTTCGGTATTTTGAAGGCAAAGACATGTGGCGAATGCTGCCGAACGAGACGATTGTGGCCCCGGCAGGCGGCGACTTTGCAACAATTTCAGAAGCCATCCGGTCAGCCCGGACCGGCGCGCGCATTCTCATTCGTCCCGGCGTGTACCGCGAAACTGTCCTCCTGACAAAAAACATCGAACTCGTCGCCGATGGTCCGGCTGGCAGCGTCATTATTGCTTCACATGATGCGCCCTGCCTGCGCCAGAGCCTCGGCGCGCAGGTTGTGCGCGGCCTGACGCTGCAAAGCCATCAGGCTCCGGCCATACAACTCAATGGGGGCGCGCTTACTATCGAGGACAGTCAGATGACGGCTGTGGCGGGCGAGGGGGTTGCCGTGAAAGGGACGGAGACGCGGCTTGTCATGCGCCGCAGCCGCCTGCACGACGGACCGGGCCATGGTCTTGCCGCCACCGATGGCGCCCGGCTGGAACTCGTTGAATGTGACATTATCGGACACGGCGGAGATGGCATCCGGCTTACCGGGCAGGCCCAGCTCCGGGCCTATGACAGCCGCATTGCAGACAACCGGCAGGCGGGCGTCCGGGCGCTGGAGCGCGCTGCCGCCCGGCTCGAACGGTGCACGCTGGAGCGTAACGGCAAGGCAACGGACGGCAATGTGACCCTGGGGCAATTACCGGGAGCGCAGGCTTCCAAGCCGGCATTGAAAGAGGGACTTCCAGCCCGCAGCCAGCATTGCGCTTCACACGTGTTCCCGGCAAACTGGCGACATTCCACTCCACACACAGGTTTGACGCACCATGGCCCTGAATGA
- a CDS encoding SDR family NAD(P)-dependent oxidoreductase — protein sequence MALNDISLAGKVAIVTGGGRGIGKSITKHFVAAGANVVIASRKLEVLQATAAELSDMPGRIHCVGCHVGRKEDIENLVAETERVFGPVDILVNNSVTNIGQGPSLDVTDEMLDKMVDVNVKSVLRLIRLTVPKMIERGTGGSIINVVSISGIQPQYQGLLYSFTKAGLIMMTRNWAQEFSPHGVRVNALAPGLVRTDFSEFYWKNEDLMRRLKATQPIPRIGEPDDIGFAALFLASDKASYMTGQVLTVDGGALIQRVL from the coding sequence ATGGCCCTGAATGACATCTCACTTGCCGGCAAGGTTGCCATCGTCACCGGCGGCGGCCGCGGCATCGGTAAATCCATCACGAAGCATTTCGTCGCGGCTGGCGCCAATGTCGTCATTGCCAGCCGCAAGCTGGAAGTGCTTCAGGCGACAGCCGCCGAGCTGTCCGACATGCCCGGACGCATCCACTGCGTCGGCTGCCATGTCGGACGCAAGGAAGACATCGAAAACCTCGTGGCCGAAACAGAAAGGGTTTTCGGCCCGGTGGATATTCTCGTCAACAACAGCGTGACGAACATTGGCCAAGGGCCGTCGCTCGATGTGACCGACGAAATGCTCGACAAAATGGTGGATGTCAACGTGAAGTCTGTGCTGCGGCTCATCCGGCTGACTGTGCCCAAGATGATCGAGCGCGGCACCGGCGGCTCCATCATCAACGTCGTGTCCATTTCCGGCATTCAGCCGCAGTATCAGGGACTGCTGTACAGCTTCACCAAAGCCGGACTTATCATGATGACGCGCAACTGGGCGCAGGAATTCAGCCCCCACGGCGTTCGGGTCAACGCGCTGGCACCGGGTCTTGTTCGCACCGACTTCAGCGAGTTCTATTGGAAGAACGAAGACCTGATGCGCCGCCTCAAAGCCACCCAGCCCATTCCACGCATTGGCGAACCGGATGACATCGGCTTTGCCGCGCTGTTTCTGGCCTCCGACAAGGCATCCTACATGACCGGCCAGGTGTTAACCGTGGACGGTGGGGCGCTCATCCAGCGGGTACTGTGA
- the galK gene encoding galactokinase has protein sequence MATPAETFRQQFGVGGRCFSAPGRVNLIGEHVDYNAGIVLPMAIGLRLWVWASPRSDRQLHVIAHDLGETDVLDLDAPGRRTGTWRDYLAGTAFHLEAAGFRLTGANLLITSDIPTGAGLSSSAALEVAVGFALLTLAGHTVDRLALARAGQAAEHDFVGTRCGLMDQFVVAHGRAGHAVWLDCRSLAFDFIPLDTNQCAVVVVDSGVKHQLAASEYNTRRQECEAALSVLQRLFPDRTTLRDVTEAELAQAAGMLSDSLLQRARHVVTEIGRVTAFAQALRASDWTQAGALLTASHRSLSEDYAVSCPELDALVAAARQIPGCYGARLTGGGFGGCTVNLVAPEALDAFLREVPRAYAQHTGGTARMWVVQPAAGVGEMD, from the coding sequence ATGGCAACCCCGGCGGAAACCTTCCGGCAGCAGTTTGGCGTCGGCGGCCGGTGTTTTTCAGCTCCCGGACGGGTCAACCTCATCGGCGAACACGTGGATTACAACGCGGGCATCGTACTGCCGATGGCAATCGGGTTGCGCCTGTGGGTCTGGGCCAGTCCCCGTTCTGACCGGCAACTGCACGTCATCGCCCACGACCTGGGGGAAACAGACGTTCTTGACCTCGATGCCCCCGGCCGGCGTACCGGCACGTGGCGTGATTACCTTGCCGGAACGGCCTTTCACCTCGAAGCTGCCGGTTTTCGCCTGACCGGCGCGAACCTGCTTATCACGAGCGACATTCCGACCGGAGCGGGACTGTCTTCCTCGGCCGCGTTGGAAGTCGCCGTCGGCTTTGCCCTGCTCACTCTGGCCGGACACACAGTTGACCGTCTGGCACTCGCCCGCGCCGGACAGGCGGCCGAGCACGATTTCGTCGGAACGCGCTGCGGACTGATGGACCAGTTCGTGGTGGCGCACGGGCGCGCCGGGCATGCCGTCTGGCTGGACTGCCGTTCCCTGGCTTTTGACTTCATTCCGCTCGACACAAACCAGTGCGCCGTCGTGGTGGTCGACAGCGGCGTGAAGCACCAGTTGGCGGCTTCGGAATACAACACACGCCGGCAGGAATGCGAAGCTGCACTCAGTGTTCTCCAACGCCTGTTTCCCGACCGGACAACATTGCGGGATGTCACCGAAGCCGAACTGGCGCAGGCGGCCGGGATGCTTTCGGATTCACTCTTGCAACGGGCGCGGCATGTCGTGACCGAGATCGGCCGGGTCACGGCATTTGCCCAAGCGCTGCGCGCCAGCGACTGGACCCAGGCCGGGGCGTTGCTGACGGCTTCCCACCGGTCACTTTCGGAAGACTATGCCGTGAGTTGCCCGGAACTCGATGCGCTGGTGGCGGCCGCCCGGCAGATTCCCGGCTGTTACGGTGCGCGGCTGACCGGCGGCGGGTTTGGTGGCTGTACGGTCAACCTCGTCGCGCCGGAAGCCCTGGATGCCTTTTTGCGTGAAGTCCCACGGGCCTATGCCCAACACACCGGCGGCACGGCCCGGATGTGGGTCGTCCAACCGGCCGCTGGCGTCGGCGAAATGGACTGA
- a CDS encoding TolC family protein, which produces MPGVRMHVWCVTVLALLWLTVGASAQTPNPMAITVEQAVAEALQRNLSILAERYEIPRAEAEVIAARLRPNPVLSLGGDHLDVLGTGYDAINNAGPPEYAARVDWPLERPSKRRARIAVAEQARAAAEFRLQDALRQLTLEVQQAFVELQAAKESLQLARANQQTFEELVAINAARVRAGDLAPIELVRTRVSAIQLNQAVIQAETRWRVAQNRLQALMGRAEALDTFEAVGDMRRDDLPPGLSPLLSRALDLRPDLRALRAEQARTLADLKLQIAQGKIEYTVGVEYRRQQGLAGTGNSLGLFLSLPLTIYDRNQGGIARAQAEIRQSELRIAALEREIRAQLEATYAQCRAANTVLLSFESGLLEQARDVLNVTEYAYRRGEASFVEFLDAQRTYNETMQGYIDARAEYARLRFTLDNLTAQGTP; this is translated from the coding sequence ATGCCTGGTGTTCGGATGCACGTATGGTGTGTCACCGTTCTGGCCCTGCTGTGGCTGACCGTTGGCGCTTCGGCCCAGACGCCCAACCCGATGGCGATCACCGTCGAACAGGCCGTCGCCGAAGCCCTGCAACGCAACCTCAGCATTCTGGCTGAACGCTACGAAATTCCACGGGCCGAAGCCGAAGTCATCGCGGCCCGGCTGCGTCCCAATCCGGTGCTGAGTCTGGGTGGAGACCACCTGGATGTACTCGGCACGGGCTACGACGCCATCAACAATGCCGGCCCGCCAGAATATGCGGCACGTGTGGACTGGCCGCTGGAACGCCCAAGCAAGCGCCGCGCCCGGATCGCCGTCGCTGAACAGGCCCGGGCAGCAGCCGAATTTCGCCTGCAAGACGCTTTGCGCCAGCTCACACTTGAAGTCCAGCAGGCGTTTGTCGAACTTCAGGCCGCCAAAGAAAGCCTGCAACTGGCGCGCGCCAACCAGCAGACCTTTGAAGAACTCGTCGCCATCAATGCCGCCCGGGTGCGGGCCGGCGATCTGGCCCCGATTGAACTGGTACGGACGCGCGTTTCCGCCATCCAGCTCAACCAGGCGGTCATTCAGGCGGAAACCCGCTGGCGCGTGGCGCAAAACCGGCTTCAGGCCCTGATGGGGCGAGCCGAGGCGCTGGATACCTTCGAGGCCGTCGGGGACATGCGCCGGGATGACCTTCCGCCGGGGCTTTCCCCGCTGCTGTCCCGCGCGCTTGATCTGCGCCCCGACCTGCGTGCGCTGCGCGCCGAGCAGGCGCGGACGCTGGCCGATCTCAAACTCCAGATTGCCCAGGGCAAAATCGAGTACACCGTCGGCGTGGAATACCGCCGCCAGCAGGGTCTGGCCGGAACGGGCAACTCGCTGGGACTGTTCCTGTCCCTGCCGCTGACCATCTATGACCGCAATCAGGGCGGGATTGCCCGGGCGCAGGCCGAAATCCGCCAGTCCGAACTGCGCATTGCGGCCCTCGAACGGGAAATCCGCGCCCAACTTGAAGCCACGTATGCCCAGTGCCGGGCCGCCAACACCGTCCTGCTGAGCTTCGAGAGCGGCCTGCTCGAACAGGCCCGCGATGTTCTCAACGTGACCGAATACGCCTACCGCCGGGGTGAAGCCAGTTTCGTTGAATTTCTGGACGCCCAGCGGACCTACAACGAAACGATGCAGGGCTACATTGATGCCCGCGCCGAATATGCGCGGCTGCGTTTTACGCTGGACAACCTGACCGCTCAGGGAACGCCATGA
- a CDS encoding efflux RND transporter periplasmic adaptor subunit → MRDVLKTHAGRLALAGFVMSLAIGCQKPTEAPVNPARKDDWKQEIRVEPVTVERVPRDEVVAPGKVELDPNRIARIMLPLPGRITEVRVRVGDAVRAGQPLVTLESPDVAEAIGALRQAEANLVQARAGLAQAEAALAKAEQDAERAKDLYEHRAIAQKEVLAADNVVVQSRAAVEQARAVVAQAEAGREQVRRRLETLGLDDSGREQRITVRAPLNGKVLELAVVPGEYRTDTSVSLMTIADLSRLVVTANVPEANLYLVEVGENVEVELTAFPNERFTGRVIRIADTIDPQTRTARVIVELTSGVQRLRPDMFARLRLSDAPTPLPVIPKAAVVEREGVTGVFVEREAGRFDWRPVRVGVALGERVAVLEGLRPEERVVVGGTMLLYRN, encoded by the coding sequence ATGAGAGATGTCTTGAAAACCCACGCCGGTCGACTGGCCTTAGCTGGCTTTGTCATGAGTCTGGCCATCGGGTGCCAGAAACCGACGGAAGCGCCGGTCAATCCGGCCCGGAAAGACGACTGGAAACAGGAAATCCGGGTTGAACCCGTGACCGTCGAACGTGTGCCGCGCGATGAAGTCGTCGCACCCGGCAAGGTCGAACTCGATCCCAACCGCATTGCGCGCATCATGCTGCCACTGCCCGGACGCATTACGGAAGTGCGTGTCCGGGTAGGCGATGCTGTCCGGGCCGGCCAACCGCTGGTGACGCTGGAAAGCCCGGACGTGGCAGAAGCCATCGGGGCGCTGCGGCAGGCTGAAGCCAATCTCGTGCAGGCCCGGGCTGGTCTGGCGCAGGCCGAAGCGGCGCTGGCCAAAGCCGAGCAGGATGCCGAACGCGCCAAAGACCTCTACGAACACCGGGCCATTGCCCAGAAGGAAGTTCTGGCGGCGGACAACGTTGTGGTGCAGTCCCGCGCAGCGGTTGAGCAGGCCCGCGCCGTCGTGGCGCAGGCCGAAGCCGGCCGGGAACAGGTGCGCCGGCGGCTCGAAACCCTTGGGCTGGATGACAGCGGACGCGAACAGCGCATTACCGTCCGCGCCCCGCTCAACGGCAAGGTCCTTGAACTCGCCGTGGTTCCCGGCGAGTACCGTACCGATACGTCCGTGTCGCTGATGACCATCGCCGACCTGAGTCGGCTGGTCGTCACGGCCAACGTCCCGGAAGCCAACCTCTACCTTGTGGAGGTGGGTGAAAACGTCGAAGTCGAACTGACGGCTTTTCCCAACGAACGTTTCACCGGGCGGGTCATCCGCATTGCCGACACCATTGACCCCCAGACCCGGACGGCGCGGGTCATTGTGGAACTCACTTCCGGCGTACAGCGGCTGCGCCCGGACATGTTCGCCCGTCTCCGCCTCTCTGACGCCCCGACGCCGCTGCCGGTGATTCCGAAAGCGGCAGTCGTGGAACGGGAAGGTGTCACCGGTGTCTTTGTTGAACGGGAAGCGGGCAGGTTTGACTGGCGTCCCGTGCGGGTGGGCGTGGCGCTTGGCGAGCGGGTCGCCGTGCTCGAAGGTCTCCGGCCGGAGGAACGGGTGGTGGTCGGGGGAACGATGCTGCTGTACCGCAATTGA